The region AGGAGCAGGCCTTCCCTCCGCATCAGGGAGCGCACCCGCTTCTCCCCCACCCCGAAGCCCTCCCCCCGCAAGAGAGCGGCGAGGCGCCGGTATCCATACCGGGGCCAGGCCCCCGCCAGCTCCCGCAAGCGGCCTCGGAGGACCGCCTCCTCGGGATTGGGACCCTTAGACCGGTAGTAGAGGGTGCTCCGGGGCACCCCAAGGGCCCGGCACAGCAGGCGGAGGGGATAGGCCTCCTTGAGGGCCATCACCAGCTCCCGCCTTTCCTTTGCCGGTAGAGTCCCGAGGCTTTTTTTAGGACCTCCAGCTCCAGGGCCATCTGGCCGACCAAGCGTTCCAGTTCGCGGACGCGGGCCTCTTGTTCTGCGCAGCTATGGGAGAAGGCGGCATGGGCGTTATCCAAGAACGCCCGTTGCCACCTGTAGAGCACGGACTCTGCGACCTCGTGAGCTCGGCAGGCTTCGGCCACGGTCCTTTGACCCGACAAGACCTCCAACACAATTTTTACCTTTTCCTTCGCTGACCACCTGCGCATCTCGCTACCCCTTCAGGCTACACCCCTCGGTCTCTCTCTTGGGGTGGTCCAAATTTGGGGCAGCACTTCACCCGGCCTTTGCCCACCCCGCTCAGCGAGCTGCAGGCAGAGCTGGATACCTACCTGGACTACTACAACCGCCGAAGGCCTCACATGGCCCTGGGGGGTCTGAACCCGGACAAACACATGTGAGACTCTAAGCTGGGATAAAAAGAGGGGAACCGACCAGGAAAGGAGGTTCCCCAGGTGCAGTTTACCACCGTTGGCCGAGAGATATGGAGAGGCGCTAGACAAGCACAGAGGCTGGCCGAGGCCAACGCAAGCGACCCAGAGGTCCAGGAACGTCTGCGCAAGCTCCGACTGGTCAAAGCCCTGCGTGAAAGTAAAAAGAGCTGGAAGGAGATCCAGGACCTGGTCGGGATCAGCCGGGCCACCTACCACCGCTGGCAAAAAGCCCTAAAAGAAAAGGGCCTGGCTGGACTCAAACCCCGCTCCCGCCGCCCTAAGCACCTGCGCACAAAGGTCCACTGGACCCCAGGGCTGCTCATTAGAATAGAAACTCTCCGCAAGGAAAACCCCACCTGGGGACGCTGGTCCATCTGGCTTACCCTCCGCAAGGAGGGTTTCCAGATGAGCGAACGCACGGTGGGGCGCATCCTGGCCTACCTGGAGAAGCACCGACGTATCGAGAGCGTGGCCGGCTACCTGGCCCGGACTCAAAGAGGGAAGCTAAAGCGAAGGGTAAACCGGCCCTACGCCAAAAGGAAGCCCCGAGGATACGAGGCCAGGGCTCCTGGGGACCTGGTCCAGGTGGACACCCTCACCCTGACCTTAGGACCGGGAAGCATGGTCAAGCACTTCTCGGCGATTGACCTCCATAGCCGGTTTGTCCTGGCGGAGGTGCACAGCCGGGCCACGGCTAAGCTTTCTGAGGGGTTCTTGTCCTTGCTTCTGGCCAGGGCCCCTTTTCCCATCCGGGCCATCCAGGTGGATGGGGGCAGCGAGTTCATGGCCGAGTTTGAGGAGGCCTGCTGTGCTCTGGGGATTGCCTTGTTTGTGCTACCGCCGAGGAGTCCTAAACTCAATGGTCACGTGGAGCGGATGCAGCGGACCTTCAAGGAGGAGTTCTACACCCGGCCTTTGCCCACCCCGCTCAGCGAGCTGCAGGCAGAGCTGGATACCTACCTGGACTACTACAACCGCCGAAGGCCTCACATGGCCCTGGGGGGTCTTGCTCCGCTGGAGTTTTTGGCTAAGATGCAAGAGGAGTCGGTTCCTCAAAGAGTCTCAAATGTGTTGACCGATTACATATGCTACCTCGAAGGCTTCAGCTAGTGTACACTGGTAGCAGTACGCACGCCGCGTGCGATTTTGGATCTTGAAAAGCAGTAGAGAACGAGATAGAAGACCGGCGCCGTTGCAAAAGCGACTAACCTCGTAGAGGATTGAAACGTTGCGGTGAACATCGTGCCCGACTGGTGGAGGGTTGCAAAAGCGACTAACCTCGTAGAGGATTGAAACAGCAAACGCTCGGTGGCCTGGGTGGCCTCCGGCCGTTGCAAAAGCGACTAACCTCGTAGAGGATTGAAACATTGCAGGAGATGGTGGGGCGATAGGGTGGAGCCTGTTGCAAAAGCGACTAACCTCGTAGAGGATTGAAACCCCCCATACTGGTGGA is a window of Allomeiothermus silvanus DSM 9946 DNA encoding:
- a CDS encoding integrase core domain-containing protein codes for the protein MQFTTVGREIWRGARQAQRLAEANASDPEVQERLRKLRLVKALRESKKSWKEIQDLVGISRATYHRWQKALKEKGLAGLKPRSRRPKHLRTKVHWTPGLLIRIETLRKENPTWGRWSIWLTLRKEGFQMSERTVGRILAYLEKHRRIESVAGYLARTQRGKLKRRVNRPYAKRKPRGYEARAPGDLVQVDTLTLTLGPGSMVKHFSAIDLHSRFVLAEVHSRATAKLSEGFLSLLLARAPFPIRAIQVDGGSEFMAEFEEACCALGIALFVLPPRSPKLNGHVERMQRTFKEEFYTRPLPTPLSELQAELDTYLDYYNRRRPHMALGGLAPLEFLAKMQEESVPQRVSNVLTDYICYLEGFS